One region of Desulforamulus hydrothermalis Lam5 = DSM 18033 genomic DNA includes:
- the flgB gene encoding flagellar basal body rod protein FlgB — translation MHIFDSPVINVLKQGLDAGSLRQRVIAHNLANLNTPGFKKSYVSFEDRLKAALSKEGVPLKGTHPLHMGTAGPAVKPEVKQVKDSTMRYDGNNVDIDEEMVNLAAATIQYDLLGQGLIDRYNILSLVIGGRR, via the coding sequence ATGCATATTTTCGACAGCCCCGTCATTAATGTCCTGAAACAAGGGTTGGATGCCGGTTCCCTGCGCCAGCGGGTAATTGCCCACAACCTGGCCAACCTGAACACGCCCGGCTTTAAGAAGTCTTACGTCAGTTTTGAAGACCGCCTCAAGGCCGCGCTGAGCAAAGAAGGCGTTCCCCTTAAAGGCACTCACCCGCTGCATATGGGGACGGCCGGCCCGGCGGTTAAGCCGGAGGTAAAGCAGGTAAAGGACAGCACCATGCGCTACGACGGCAACAACGTGGATATTGACGAAGAAATGGTCAACCTGGCAGCCGCCACCATTCAGTACGACCTGCTTGGCCAGGGTTTAATTGACCGCTATAATATTCTAAGCCTGGTAATCGGCGGCAGGAGGTAG
- the fliE gene encoding flagellar hook-basal body complex protein FliE has product MKVMPVAIPLQAPDMLAKETYAGKESFAGVLNKAVDKLNQAELKADEAVQKFLVGEIQDLHQVTIAMQEAKLTMQLAVEVRNKIVEAYQEISRMQL; this is encoded by the coding sequence ATGAAAGTTATGCCGGTGGCGATCCCCCTGCAGGCGCCGGACATGCTTGCTAAAGAAACATACGCAGGCAAGGAAAGTTTTGCCGGGGTATTAAATAAAGCTGTTGATAAATTGAACCAGGCAGAACTGAAAGCCGATGAAGCGGTACAAAAGTTCCTGGTGGGGGAGATCCAGGATTTGCACCAGGTGACCATTGCCATGCAGGAAGCCAAGCTGACCATGCAGCTGGCGGTGGAAGTGCGCAATAAAATTGTCGAAGCATATCAGGAAATATCTCGCATGCAGTTATAA
- the flgC gene encoding flagellar basal body rod protein FlgC: protein MGLFDTFRISASGMTSERLRLDLIANNIANMNTPGRPNDPASPVYRRKMPLFAEQLRQTMAADEQQPRGLGVRVKAIVEDPAPPRIVNDPSHPLADEQGNVAYPNINIVNEMIDMITASRTYEANAAALNAAKSMALKALEISRS from the coding sequence ATGGGATTGTTTGATACCTTTCGCATCAGCGCTTCCGGCATGACATCCGAGCGCCTGCGGTTAGATTTAATCGCCAACAACATTGCCAACATGAATACCCCCGGCCGGCCCAACGACCCCGCCAGTCCGGTGTACCGCCGCAAGATGCCCCTGTTTGCCGAGCAGCTGCGGCAGACCATGGCGGCCGATGAGCAGCAGCCCCGGGGCTTAGGGGTGCGGGTCAAGGCCATTGTGGAAGACCCGGCGCCGCCCCGCATTGTCAACGACCCCAGCCACCCGCTGGCAGACGAGCAGGGCAATGTGGCCTATCCCAACATCAATATTGTTAACGAAATGATCGATATGATTACTGCCAGCCGCACCTACGAAGCCAATGCGGCCGCCCTCAATGCAGCCAAGAGCATGGCCTTGAAGGCCCTGGAAATTTCCCGCAGCTAG